Proteins found in one Buchnera aphidicola str. G002 (Myzus persicae) genomic segment:
- the murF gene encoding UDP-N-acetylmuramoyl-tripeptide--D-alanyl-D-alanine ligase: MISLSLKKIAIMTNGKLYGIDLFIDTIVIDTKKIVPDCLFIALIGKRFDAHIFIKDAIKKGCAAIITQKNIKFSNISYILVENTFIALGQIASCIRKITNAKILAITGSCGKTSVKEMTASILSKNGNTISTIDNLNNNIGVPMTLLRLTKQHHYAVIELGANQPGEIAYSSNICKPEIILINNIYHAHLKGFKSLLGVSKAKSEIFSGIKPNGTVIINLDSHHLSQWEKNIQNKNILYFSIKKKKNSNFFSSNIHTNIHGTSFTMHTPLGKINISLPFLGYQSISNALAASALSFSLHISLEKIKIGLLKTPILSGRLELIQLDKYKILINDTYNANVSSMIAAIKVLEKMPGYKILVTGDMAELGDKSVLYHKMIGNTANLSKIDEIFSIGSVSYEITKLFNNGTHFLDRKTLINHLKEIFLEKNKISILVKGSRNTKMEKIVEFLIKEYQKNADITS, from the coding sequence ATGATTTCTTTATCTCTAAAAAAAATTGCTATAATGACTAATGGCAAATTGTATGGAATAGATTTATTTATCGATACAATTGTTATTGATACTAAAAAAATTGTTCCAGATTGTCTTTTTATTGCTTTAATAGGAAAAAGATTCGATGCTCATATATTTATAAAAGATGCTATCAAGAAAGGTTGTGCTGCAATTATCACTCAAAAAAATATCAAATTTTCTAATATTTCTTATATTTTAGTTGAAAATACATTCATCGCTTTAGGTCAAATTGCTAGTTGTATTCGTAAAATCACTAATGCAAAAATATTAGCCATTACTGGTTCTTGTGGAAAAACGTCAGTAAAAGAGATGACAGCATCAATACTAAGTAAAAATGGCAACACTATCTCAACGATTGATAATTTAAATAATAATATTGGTGTACCAATGACATTGTTGAGATTAACGAAACAACACCACTATGCTGTAATTGAATTAGGTGCTAATCAACCAGGTGAAATTGCTTATAGTAGTAATATCTGCAAACCAGAAATTATATTAATTAATAATATTTATCATGCTCATTTAAAAGGATTTAAATCATTACTAGGAGTCTCTAAAGCAAAATCAGAAATATTTTCTGGTATTAAACCAAATGGTACAGTTATAATAAACTTAGATAGCCATCATCTTTCACAATGGGAAAAAAATATACAAAATAAAAATATTTTATATTTTTCTATTAAAAAAAAAAAAAATAGTAATTTTTTTTCTAGTAATATTCATACTAATATACATGGCACATCTTTTACAATGCATACTCCATTGGGAAAGATAAATATTTCATTACCTTTCCTAGGATATCAAAGTATATCTAATGCATTAGCAGCTAGTGCTCTTTCTTTTTCTCTTCATATCTCTTTAGAAAAAATAAAAATTGGATTATTAAAGACTCCGATTTTATCTGGACGATTAGAACTAATTCAATTAGATAAATATAAAATTTTAATTAATGATACTTATAATGCAAATGTTTCATCAATGATTGCAGCAATAAAAGTATTAGAAAAAATGCCAGGTTATAAAATACTAGTGACAGGAGATATGGCTGAATTAGGAGATAAAAGTGTTTTATACCATAAAATGATAGGAAATACTGCTAATTTATCTAAAATTGATGAAATTTTTAGTATTGGTAGTGTTAGCTATGAAATTACTAAACTATTTAATAATGGTACACATTTTTTAGATAGAAAAACATTAATAAATCACTTAAAAGAAATATTTTTAGAAAAAAATAAAATATCAATATTAGTGAAAGGTTCTCGCAATACAAAAATGGAAAAAATAGTAGAGTTTCTTATAAAAGAGTATCAAAAAAAT
- the murE gene encoding UDP-N-acetylmuramoyl-L-alanyl-D-glutamate--2,6-diaminopimelate ligase produces MNYHCLKHLLLPWMKNIPKKNIIRLQIDSRKLTTGDLFIAIPGTKKDGRDFIDEAINKKVAAILCETKKTKEHGIFKYIKNVLIIFFFKLSENISILASRFYQEPAKKLKIIGVTGTNGKTTVTQLINQWNNILGNTSATMGTLGNGFYNSLYKTKNTTSSAICIQSFLQTVLEKKIKLVTMEISSHGLIQNRVKGIPFYIAIFTNLTQDHLDYHLNMEKYEKAKWLLFSKYKVKKIILNADDQYGKIWLKKLVNKYTIAVTIQDCTQKKYSTKWINATHIKLHNNSMHIKFESSWGTGQLSSSLIGRFNVINLLLSLACLLELDYNLSDLINTSVQIIPIDGRMQIFNAPKKPIFIIDYAHTPDALKQTLSAIRLHYRQKYIWCIFGCGGERDSKKRSIMGAIAEEIADNIIITNDNPRNEKEMQIINDILSGCREKKKILIIKNRKKAICYAFFQSKNNHIIFIAGKGHEEKQVIGNKNINYSDKKIVLDLLEKKI; encoded by the coding sequence ATGAATTATCATTGCTTGAAACATTTACTATTACCATGGATGAAAAACATTCCAAAAAAAAATATTATACGATTACAAATAGACAGTAGAAAGTTAACTACAGGAGATTTATTTATAGCTATTCCTGGAACAAAAAAAGATGGACGTGATTTTATTGATGAAGCTATTAATAAAAAAGTAGCAGCTATTTTATGTGAAACTAAAAAAACAAAAGAACATGGCATATTTAAATATATTAAAAATGTTCTTATAATATTTTTTTTTAAACTATCTGAAAATATATCTATATTAGCTAGTCGTTTTTACCAAGAGCCAGCAAAAAAATTAAAAATAATAGGTGTCACGGGTACTAATGGGAAAACTACTGTAACACAATTAATTAATCAATGGAATAATATTCTAGGTAATACAAGCGCTACAATGGGTACTTTAGGAAATGGTTTTTATAATTCTTTATACAAAACAAAAAACACGACTTCTTCAGCTATTTGTATTCAATCATTTTTACAAACTGTATTAGAAAAAAAAATTAAATTAGTAACCATGGAAATTTCTTCACATGGTTTAATACAAAATCGGGTGAAAGGAATTCCTTTTTATATTGCGATATTTACGAATCTAACCCAAGATCATTTAGATTACCATCTAAATATGGAAAAATATGAAAAAGCAAAGTGGTTATTGTTCAGTAAGTATAAAGTCAAAAAAATTATATTAAACGCTGATGATCAATATGGTAAAATTTGGCTAAAAAAATTAGTTAATAAGTATACAATAGCTGTTACAATCCAAGATTGTACACAAAAAAAATATTCTACAAAATGGATAAACGCTACGCATATTAAATTACATAATAATTCGATGCATATAAAATTTGAGTCTAGTTGGGGAACAGGTCAACTGTCATCTTCTCTTATTGGAAGATTCAATGTAATAAATCTATTGTTATCATTAGCTTGTCTTTTAGAACTAGACTATAATTTATCTGATTTAATTAACACTTCTGTTCAAATCATACCTATTGATGGTAGAATGCAAATTTTTAATGCTCCTAAAAAACCAATATTTATTATTGATTATGCACATACTCCTGATGCATTAAAACAAACACTTTCTGCAATTCGTTTGCATTATCGTCAAAAATATATATGGTGCATATTTGGATGTGGAGGTGAAAGAGATTCAAAAAAACGTTCTATTATGGGAGCGATTGCAGAAGAAATAGCAGATAACATTATTATTACTAATGATAATCCAAGAAATGAAAAAGAAATGCAAATTATCAATGATATTTTAAGCGGATGTAGAGAGAAAAAAAAAATATTAATCATAAAAAATAGAAAAAAAGCAATATGTTATGCTTTTTTTCAATCAAAAAATAATCATATAATTTTTATAGCTGGAAAAGGTCATGAAGAAAAACAAGTTATTGGAAACAAAAATATTAACTATTCAGATAAAAAAATAGTATTAGACTTATTGGAAAAAAAGATATGA
- the ftsI gene encoding peptidoglycan glycosyltransferase FtsI: protein MYKIKKINFFKEKKTKKNIYINWRFFTLCIFILLSLFILTLRVFFLQIINPDPLIHEGDRRTLRIQSFQSTRGIINDRSGYPLAVTVLVNAVCMDPTIIKNKKNIKKDIRWKALSEVLSIPLKKIIFHIYKHQKSKFIYLARQITPELGQYIKKLKLPGIFLLEETKRYYPSGKITSQLVGLTNIDGVGIEGVEKSFNTYLTGKPGKRKIRKDKKGDIIENISLINRSVSNSLTLSIDKKLQTIVYHKLDKAVKKNNADSGTAVLIDIKTGEVLAMVNSPSYNPNNIHHVNKNNIRNRAITDMFEPGSTVKPIVIMEGLKLGIIKKNSIINTQPYYLNKHQIKDVSYHDQLSTTGILQKSSNVGVSKIALSMPISKLMASYIKFGLGKPTKLGLIGEKNGIFPKKKNWSNLEKATFSFGYGLMVTPLQLARVYATIGSYGIYRPLSIIKINLPVPGKRIFPKKYVKNVLHMMESVAKPGGGGIKAAVKGYRIAIKTGTAKKVSIHGHYIKEYVAYTAGIAPASDPRFSLIIMIDNPKGKKYYGGAVSAPVFGSIMKLILKEMKIQPDDLSN, encoded by the coding sequence ATGTACAAAATTAAAAAAATCAATTTTTTTAAAGAAAAAAAAACAAAAAAAAATATTTATATAAATTGGCGTTTTTTTACATTATGTATTTTCATTTTATTATCTTTATTTATTTTAACACTGAGAGTATTTTTTTTACAAATAATTAATCCAGATCCACTCATACATGAAGGAGATCGTAGAACATTAAGAATACAATCTTTTCAAAGTACCAGAGGAATTATTAATGATCGCTCAGGATATCCTTTAGCAGTCACGGTATTAGTTAATGCAGTTTGTATGGATCCCACAATAATTAAAAATAAAAAAAATATTAAAAAAGATATACGATGGAAAGCTTTATCAGAAGTACTTTCTATTCCCTTAAAAAAAATTATTTTTCATATTTATAAACATCAAAAATCAAAATTTATTTATTTAGCTCGTCAAATTACTCCTGAACTTGGACAATATATTAAAAAATTAAAATTACCTGGAATTTTTTTACTAGAAGAAACTAAAAGATATTATCCTTCTGGTAAAATTACTTCTCAACTAGTTGGTCTAACTAATATAGATGGAGTAGGAATTGAAGGAGTAGAAAAAAGTTTTAATACATATTTAACAGGAAAACCAGGTAAAAGAAAAATAAGAAAAGATAAAAAAGGAGATATTATTGAAAATATATCTTTAATTAATAGATCTGTATCTAATAGCTTAACACTAAGTATTGATAAAAAACTACAGACTATTGTATATCATAAATTGGATAAAGCAGTTAAGAAAAATAATGCTGATTCAGGAACTGCAGTTTTAATAGATATTAAAACTGGAGAAGTATTAGCTATGGTAAATAGTCCTTCATATAATCCTAATAATATCCATCATGTGAACAAAAATAACATTCGGAATAGAGCAATTACAGATATGTTTGAACCTGGTTCAACGGTCAAACCAATAGTAATTATGGAAGGATTAAAACTTGGAATTATTAAAAAAAATTCAATTATAAACACACAACCCTATTACCTAAATAAACATCAAATAAAAGATGTTTCATATCATGATCAATTAAGTACTACTGGAATATTACAAAAATCAAGTAATGTAGGAGTATCAAAAATTGCATTATCAATGCCAATTTCAAAATTAATGGCAAGTTATATTAAATTTGGATTAGGAAAACCAACAAAACTAGGATTGATTGGCGAAAAAAATGGTATTTTTCCTAAAAAAAAAAATTGGTCTAATCTAGAAAAAGCTACTTTCTCATTTGGATATGGGTTAATGGTTACTCCACTTCAGCTCGCTAGAGTATATGCCACTATTGGTAGCTATGGAATCTATCGTCCTCTTTCAATAATAAAAATTAATCTTCCTGTACCCGGGAAAAGAATTTTCCCTAAAAAATATGTCAAAAATGTACTTCATATGATGGAAAGTGTTGCTAAACCAGGTGGAGGTGGAATAAAAGCTGCAGTTAAAGGATATCGAATTGCTATCAAAACAGGTACTGCAAAAAAAGTTAGCATTCATGGACATTATATTAAAGAATATGTAGCTTATACTGCAGGAATTGCACCTGCTAGTGATCCAAGATTTTCATTAATTATCATGATTGATAACCCTAAAGGAAAAAAATATTATGGAGGTGCAGTTTCTGCTCCAGTTTTTGGCAGTATTATGAAGTTAATATTGAAAGAAATGAAGATACAACCAGATGACTTATCTAATTAA
- a CDS encoding cell division protein FtsL, whose protein sequence is MKIQRYDLPQIIKNDFFLHGKIHLILLILIIFSASSLVIIVYETRLLIAKEEQLILKKKKKMMNGEI, encoded by the coding sequence ATGAAAATTCAACGTTATGATTTACCTCAAATAATTAAAAATGATTTTTTTTTACATGGAAAAATTCATTTAATTTTATTAATTTTAATTATATTTTCTGCTAGTTCTTTAGTCATTATAGTTTATGAAACTCGTTTATTAATTGCTAAAGAAGAACAGCTCATTTTAAAAAAAAAAAAAAAAATGATGAATGGAGAAATTTAA
- the rsmH gene encoding 16S rRNA (cytosine(1402)-N(4))-methyltransferase RsmH: protein MKSKIEHIPVMKKELIKSLKIKKNGIYIDSTFGFGGHSNEILKKLGKDGKLFSLDRDPFSVSIGKSIKDSRFHIVNENFSKLLNYAKSKKIIGKVNGILFDLGVSSLQIDNYKRGFSFKNDGPLDMRMNPNDGITASDWLFKSNVREISFVLKNFGEERFSKKIAYAIKNNNNIKKITSTLELADIIKKATPIKNRFKHPARRTFQAIRIYINQELEEIKQALEDTLKILKPGGRLSIISFHSLEDRIVKKFMIKNSTKMIVPYGMPITEKQLNALQNCKLKIINRILPNPNEIKNNPRARSSILRIAELQE from the coding sequence ATGAAAAGTAAAATCGAACATATTCCAGTAATGAAAAAAGAATTAATTAAATCTTTGAAAATAAAAAAAAATGGTATTTACATAGATAGTACATTTGGATTTGGTGGACATTCTAATGAAATTTTAAAGAAATTAGGAAAAGATGGAAAACTATTTTCTCTTGATAGAGATCCTTTTTCTGTTTCAATAGGTAAGAGTATTAAAGATTCACGTTTTCATATCGTAAATGAAAACTTTTCTAAATTATTAAATTATGCAAAAAGTAAAAAAATAATAGGAAAAGTAAATGGAATTTTATTTGATTTAGGAGTTTCTTCATTACAAATTGATAATTATAAAAGAGGATTTTCATTTAAAAATGATGGCCCTTTAGACATGCGAATGAATCCTAATGATGGTATTACTGCTTCAGATTGGTTATTTAAAAGTAATGTTCGTGAAATTTCTTTTGTTCTAAAAAATTTTGGAGAAGAGCGTTTTTCAAAAAAAATAGCTTATGCAATCAAAAATAATAATAATATCAAAAAAATAACAAGTACTTTAGAATTAGCTGATATTATTAAAAAAGCTACACCAATAAAAAATAGATTTAAGCATCCGGCAAGAAGAACTTTTCAAGCAATTAGAATTTACATTAATCAAGAATTAGAAGAAATAAAACAAGCATTAGAAGATACATTAAAAATATTAAAACCAGGAGGACGTCTATCAATTATTAGTTTTCATTCTTTAGAAGATAGAATAGTAAAAAAATTTATGATCAAAAACAGCACTAAAATGATTGTACCATATGGTATGCCGATTACAGAAAAACAATTAAACGCATTACAAAATTGTAAATTAAAAATTATTAATCGTATATTACCAAACCCAAATGAAATAAAAAATAATCCTCGAGCTCGGAGCTCTATATTACGTATCGCAGAATTACAAGAATAA
- the ilvN gene encoding acetolactate synthase small subunit: protein MRRILSILLENESGALSRVIGLFSQRGYNIETITVAPTEDATLSKMTIQTVGDEKAIEQIEKQLHKLIDVLRVVQINQSSYIEREIMLLKVQMNNYRKDDIKHVTEIFRGQIVDITSTTYILQLSGTTKKLDSFLKIIRNISEVIEVTRSGIVGISRG, encoded by the coding sequence ATGCGAAGAATTTTATCTATTCTGTTAGAAAATGAATCAGGTGCATTATCACGAGTAATCGGACTCTTTTCACAAAGAGGATATAATATAGAAACTATCACAGTAGCACCAACTGAAGATGCTACTTTATCAAAAATGACTATACAAACAGTAGGTGATGAAAAAGCAATTGAACAAATCGAAAAACAACTTCATAAATTAATAGATGTATTAAGAGTAGTACAAATTAATCAGTCTTCATATATAGAACGAGAAATTATGTTGTTGAAAGTTCAAATGAATAACTATAGGAAAGATGATATAAAACATGTTACAGAAATATTCCGAGGTCAAATTGTAGATATTACATCTACGACATACATATTACAATTATCTGGAACTACAAAAAAACTAGACTCTTTTCTAAAAATAATACGTAATATTTCAGAAGTAATTGAAGTAACTCGATCTGGTATTGTGGGTATTTCTCGCGGATAA
- the ilvI gene encoding acetolactate synthase 3 large subunit, which produces MEILSGAEMVIRSLINQGIQHIFGYPGGAVLDIYDALKTIGGIEHILVRHEQAATHMADGYARSTGKTGVVLVTSGPGATNAITGIATAYMDSIPMVVISGQVASSLIGYDAFQECDMIGISRPVVKHSFLVKKTEDIPVIFKKAFWLASSGRPGPVVIDLPKDILKKENKYSYQWPENIYIRSYNPTTKGHKGQIKKALDTLLKAQKPVIYAGGGIISSESSEELRIFAEKINCPVTTSLMGLGAFPGNHPQNISMLGMHGTYEANMTMHHADLIFAIGVRFDDRTTNNLKKYCPDAVILHIDVDPTSISKTVSANIPIVGDAKHILQKMLELLKKEKKIQCLKNWWNSIEEWKKVNSLEYNQNSEKIKPQTVIKTLFKLTKGTSYITSDVGQHQMFTALYYQFNKPRRWINSGGLGTMGFGLPAALGVKLALPQETVICITGDGSIQMNIQELSTARQYNLAVLVLNLNNSSLGMVKQWQDMIYSGRHSHSYMDSLPDFVKLAESYGHIGIKITNPEELEKKLKLALNKLSDGNLVFVDVQIDNSEHVYPMQIQGGGMNEMWLRKKEVS; this is translated from the coding sequence ATGGAAATATTATCAGGGGCTGAAATGGTCATTCGATCATTAATTAATCAGGGAATACAGCATATATTTGGTTATCCTGGAGGAGCCGTACTAGATATTTATGATGCTTTAAAAACCATTGGTGGAATTGAACATATTTTAGTCAGACACGAACAAGCAGCAACTCATATGGCTGATGGATATGCTCGATCTACTGGTAAAACAGGCGTCGTATTAGTGACTTCTGGACCAGGTGCTACGAATGCTATTACTGGTATTGCTACAGCATATATGGATTCTATTCCTATGGTAGTTATATCTGGTCAAGTTGCTTCTTCCTTAATTGGCTATGATGCTTTTCAGGAATGCGATATGATTGGTATTTCTCGTCCAGTAGTAAAACATAGTTTTTTAGTAAAAAAAACTGAAGATATACCAGTAATTTTCAAAAAAGCGTTTTGGTTGGCGTCCAGCGGACGTCCAGGACCTGTAGTAATTGATTTGCCTAAAGACATTTTAAAAAAAGAAAATAAATATTCTTATCAATGGCCAGAAAATATTTATATACGTTCCTATAATCCAACTACTAAAGGACATAAAGGACAAATTAAAAAAGCTCTCGATACATTATTAAAAGCTCAGAAACCAGTTATTTATGCAGGTGGTGGAATCATTAGTTCTGAAAGCAGTGAAGAATTACGTATATTTGCAGAAAAAATAAATTGTCCTGTTACAACCTCTTTGATGGGATTAGGCGCATTTCCAGGTAATCACCCTCAAAATATTTCTATGTTGGGTATGCACGGTACCTATGAAGCAAATATGACGATGCATCACGCCGATCTTATTTTCGCAATTGGTGTACGATTTGATGATAGAACAACAAATAACTTAAAGAAATATTGTCCAGACGCTGTTATTTTACATATTGATGTAGACCCTACTTCTATTTCTAAAACTGTTTCAGCAAATATACCTATTGTCGGAGATGCAAAACATATTTTACAAAAAATGTTAGAATTACTAAAAAAAGAAAAAAAAATTCAATGCTTAAAAAATTGGTGGAATTCTATAGAAGAATGGAAAAAAGTTAATAGCCTAGAGTACAATCAAAATAGCGAAAAAATCAAACCTCAAACTGTTATCAAAACACTTTTTAAATTAACAAAAGGCACATCTTATATTACTTCAGATGTTGGTCAGCATCAGATGTTCACTGCATTATATTACCAATTTAATAAACCTAGACGCTGGATTAATTCAGGTGGATTAGGCACCATGGGATTTGGATTACCTGCAGCATTAGGTGTTAAGTTGGCTCTACCTCAAGAAACTGTTATTTGTATAACTGGAGATGGGAGTATTCAAATGAATATTCAAGAACTATCGACAGCACGACAATATAATTTAGCAGTATTAGTATTGAATCTTAATAATTCTTCTTTAGGTATGGTTAAACAATGGCAAGATATGATTTATTCTGGACGGCATTCTCATTCTTATATGGATTCACTTCCTGATTTTGTCAAATTAGCAGAATCTTATGGACATATTGGTATTAAAATCACTAATCCTGAAGAACTAGAAAAAAAATTAAAATTAGCATTGAATAAATTATCTGATGGTAATTTAGTTTTTGTAGACGTCCAAATAGATAATTCTGAGCATGTTTATCCTATGCAAATCCAAGGCGGTGGTATGAATGAAATGTGGTTAAGGAAAAAAGAGGTTTCCTAA
- a CDS encoding FAD:protein FMN transferase, with amino-acid sequence MGTYWQVKIPDLKNKKYIKSLIKKCLDKDEKMLSSWKKTSVVSQFNKLKKNQLQIINKNFYHIISAALKTNRKTHGKLDVTISSLIDIWGFGVHKKPNNYPSIEKIKKNMILTGSQHLKIIKNSFGIYLTKDINGIKINLSTLGEGFAADHVSYLLKKKGIKNYTISIGGTVLVKVDNKLNKPKIIAIQKPIDQKQAIHLLIHLKNSSISTAGTYRNYYYLKKHRISHLIDPTTGTPVMHNLVSVSVISSTALEADSWDTGLLILGFKKAKKLALKEELAVCLITQEKNIFSTWISPKFKRYLVREK; translated from the coding sequence ATGGGTACATATTGGCAAGTTAAAATTCCTGATTTAAAAAATAAAAAATATATAAAAAGTTTAATAAAAAAATGTTTAGATAAAGACGAAAAAATGCTTTCTTCTTGGAAGAAGACTTCTGTAGTATCTCAATTTAATAAACTTAAGAAAAATCAACTCCAAATTATAAATAAAAATTTCTATCATATTATTTCTGCAGCACTCAAAACAAACAGAAAAACTCATGGAAAGTTAGATGTAACTATCAGTTCATTAATTGATATATGGGGATTTGGTGTACATAAAAAACCAAATAATTATCCTTCTATCGAAAAAATAAAAAAAAATATGATTCTTACAGGCAGTCAACATTTAAAAATTATTAAAAATTCTTTTGGAATATATTTAACAAAAGATATAAATGGAATAAAAATTAATCTTTCTACTTTAGGAGAAGGTTTTGCTGCAGATCATGTATCATATTTACTTAAAAAAAAAGGCATTAAAAATTATACCATATCAATTGGTGGAACAGTGTTAGTAAAAGTTGATAATAAGCTAAATAAACCTAAAATAATTGCTATTCAAAAACCTATTGATCAAAAACAGGCGATACATTTACTTATACATCTGAAAAATTCTTCAATTAGTACTGCAGGGACTTATCGTAATTATTATTATCTTAAAAAACATCGTATTTCACATTTAATTGATCCTACTACTGGAACACCTGTAATGCATAATTTAGTATCAGTTAGTGTAATTTCTTCTACAGCTTTAGAAGCAGATAGTTGGGATACAGGATTATTAATATTAGGATTTAAAAAAGCTAAAAAACTAGCTCTAAAAGAAGAATTAGCAGTTTGTCTAATTACACAAGAAAAAAATATTTTTTCAACATGGATTTCCCCTAAATTTAAAAGATATTTAGTTAGAGAAAAATAA
- the degP gene encoding serine endoprotease DegP, with amino-acid sequence MKKTAIVFGEVIIILTLLFSFGMSWGDITPPTKNKIFSKESAPSLAPMLEKVMPSVISINIEGSTVVHTSRLPNQFQPFFGDNSPFCQGNSPFRNSPFCRSNPNSNSTSEKFRALGSGVIINAEKGYAVTNNHVVEHANKIQVQLSDGRRYEAQIIGKDPRSDIALIQLKNANNLREIKIADSDSLRVGDYTVAIGNPYGLGETVTSGIISALGRSGLNIEHYENFIQTDAAINRGNSGGALVNLNGELIGINTAILAPDGGNIGIGFAIPGNIVKNLTAQMAQFGQVRRGELGIIGMELNSDLAQIMKINAQKGAFVSQVLPNSSAFEAGIKAGDIIISLNKKPIYSFAALRAEVGSLPVTTKMELGIFREGKIKNIIVELKYSLKHNLNSENRYIGIEGIDLSNYLSDREKGIKVESVKSNTLAAKIGFKKDDIIIGVNQQLVVNIEELKKILDAKPKILVFSVKRGSDNIYLVSE; translated from the coding sequence ATGAAAAAAACAGCTATAGTATTTGGTGAAGTAATAATCATTTTAACATTGTTATTTAGTTTTGGAATGTCTTGGGGTGATATTACTCCTCCTACAAAAAATAAAATTTTTTCTAAAGAATCTGCTCCTAGCTTAGCACCTATGTTAGAAAAAGTAATGCCATCAGTAATTAGTATTAATATTGAAGGGAGTACGGTAGTACATACTTCTCGTTTACCTAATCAATTTCAACCATTTTTTGGTGATAATTCACCGTTTTGTCAAGGTAATTCACCATTTAGAAATTCTCCTTTTTGTCGTTCAAATCCAAATTCTAATAGTACAAGTGAAAAGTTTCGTGCATTAGGTTCTGGTGTTATTATCAATGCTGAAAAAGGATATGCTGTAACAAATAACCATGTTGTAGAACACGCGAATAAAATTCAAGTGCAACTCAGCGATGGACGTCGATATGAAGCCCAAATAATTGGTAAAGATCCTCGTTCTGATATTGCTTTAATACAGTTAAAAAATGCAAATAATTTGCGTGAAATAAAAATTGCTGATTCTGATTCTTTACGTGTTGGAGATTATACTGTAGCTATTGGTAATCCATACGGTCTTGGAGAAACTGTGACTTCAGGTATTATTTCCGCTTTAGGAAGAAGTGGATTAAATATTGAACACTATGAAAATTTTATTCAGACTGATGCTGCAATAAATAGAGGAAATTCTGGTGGAGCATTAGTAAATTTGAATGGTGAATTAATTGGAATTAATACAGCTATTTTAGCACCAGATGGTGGAAATATTGGAATAGGATTTGCCATTCCTGGTAACATCGTAAAAAATTTAACTGCACAAATGGCTCAATTTGGACAAGTGAGACGAGGAGAACTAGGTATAATAGGTATGGAGTTGAATTCAGATCTAGCTCAAATTATGAAAATAAATGCACAAAAAGGTGCGTTTGTAAGTCAAGTTTTACCTAATTCTTCTGCTTTTGAAGCTGGAATAAAAGCTGGTGATATTATTATTTCTTTAAATAAAAAACCTATTTATAGTTTTGCAGCTTTACGTGCTGAAGTAGGATCTTTACCAGTTACTACTAAAATGGAATTAGGAATATTCCGAGAAGGAAAAATCAAAAATATTATTGTTGAACTAAAATATTCTTTGAAACATAACTTAAATTCGGAAAATCGTTATATAGGAATAGAAGGAATAGATTTGAGTAATTATTTATCAGATAGAGAAAAAGGCATTAAAGTAGAAAGTGTTAAATCAAATACATTAGCAGCAAAAATTGGTTTTAAAAAAGATGATATCATAATAGGAGTTAATCAACAATTAGTAGTAAACATAGAAGAATTAAAAAAAATTTTGGATGCTAAGCCTAAAATATTAGTCTTTAGTGTGAAAAGAGGAAGCGATAATATATATTTAGTAAGTGAGTAA